The Micromonospora sp. NBC_00421 DNA window GAGCCGGTGGTCGAGCAGCACGGCCTGGCCCCCGCTACGCCAGGTCGCCAGCAGGTTGACCACATAGGACAAAGAGGGCGGAAGGCGCAATGCGGCGGCACCGCCGGGGCGTAGGCCGGCGGCGCCCAGCCGGGCCTGCGCCTCGGTGACCAGGCGGTGCAGGGTAGCCCGGTCGACCGGCTCGGGCAGCCGCAGACAAACGTCGGTCGAGCGGCCGGCGAACAACAGCTCGTCCACCCAACCGGGGTCTTGCGCCGCAGGATCTTCCGTCTGGCGATACATGGTCACCGCCGGCCACCGTCCAGCTTAGGATCGGGCGAAAACCGCCCATACATCACGTCTCTTGGCGTGCTCACGGAACCCTACGACAGCCCCGAAGAGCATTACTAGATGCGAATGGCTAGATCAGAAAAGGCGGCCGGTTGGATTGCCGCCGCTCGATCGGCGGGGCAGGATCAGGCGCGTACGCCGGCCCGCGACACCCCGGCGGCTTCGCCGTGCCCGGCTCACTGCCGCGCCGACCTCCGCCGATGCGCCCGGCCTCCGATGTGGAGCTGAGCGGTGGCCGGGTGGGCGGGGCGAGGCAACGAGGGCGGGGTCAAGCCGGTGGAGGGGTACCGTGGAGGACCAGGGCGCTGTTGAATCCGTCGAAGCCGCGTGCGCAGACCAGCGCCACCCGGCTGCCGGGCCGGCGGGGAGCACGCAGGAAGTCCAGTTCGCAGCCGGGGGCCGGGTCGGTCGGCCCCGCCGAGGCGGGCAGCGTGTCGTGGTGGAAGGCGAGCAGGGCGGTCGCCACGTCCAGGGCCGACCCGCCCTGATGGGCCCGGCCGGTCAACGACTTGTGGGTGCTCACCGGTGGCGGCCGGTCGCCGAAGACCGCCCGCAAGGCGGTCGCCTCGCTGCGGTCGTAGCGGGGCACCCCGAGCGCGTCCGGGACGACCAGGTCCACCTCGTCGGCGGTGCTCCCGGATCGGGCCAACGCCAACCGCATCGCCCGCGCGTAGCTGACCGGGTCACCGGCGGTGTCCGGGCCGGTGTGCACCGCGTCGTGGGTGGCCGCCCAGCCGGTCACCTCCCCGTAGACCCGGGCGCCCCGGGCAAGGGCGTGGTCCCGTTCCTCCACCACGAAGACCGCGCCCCCCTCGGCGGGCACGTAGCCGCCGGCCGCCCGGTCGAACGGCCGGTACGCCACCGCCGGGTCGTCGACGTCGCTGAGCAGCCCGGAGCGGAGCTGACAGGCCAGCGCGTACGGGCTCAGCGGGCACTCGGTCGCGCCGGCGATCACCACCGACGTACCCCGCCGGATGGTCCGCACCGCGTGTGCCAGGCTGTCCAGCCCACCGGCGGCCTCGGCGACCAGTACCCCGGACGGCCCCTTGAACTGGTGGTGGATGGAGAGCTGCCCGACGCTCGCCGCATAGAACCAGGCGATCGACTGGTACGCCCCGACGGTCCGGCTCGACCCGCCCCAGAGCCGTTGCAGTTCCCGCTGCCCGAACAGGTTCCCCCCGGACGAGCTGGCCAGGGTGACCGCCCAGTCGTACGGATCGGGGGCGCGGGCGGGCAGCCCGGCGTCGGCGAGCGCCAACGCGGTGGCGGCGAAGCCGAGCTGGGTCCACCTGTCGGTCTGCACCAGCTGTCGGGGGTCGACGTACGCGGTCGGCGCGAAGCCGGGAACCTCGCCACCGACCCGGGTGGGGTAACGGCTCGGATCGAACAGGGTGATCGGCCCGGTCCGCCGGACACCACCGGTCACCGTCCGCCAGTGCGCGTCGACGCCGATGCCGCTGGGCGCGACCACCCCGATCCCGGTCACCACCGCCCGCACCCGGTCCCCGTCCGGCCCACCCGGCCCGGTCACCCCGGACCCGCCCGAGCCCGTCAGGCCGGACCCGCCGTCACGGACCGTCAGTCCGGGAACCACGTCCGGGGCCGTCACCGCGGCACCGCCAGCCGGCGGAAGAGCATCGCGGACTGGAAACCACCGAACCCGCTGCCCACCGACAACGCCACGTCCACCGGCGTCTCCCGGGCCACGTTCGGCACGTAGTCCAGGTCGCACTCCGGGTCGCGGGTGGTCCAGTTGGCGGTCGGCGGCACCACCCCGTACTCGATGGCCAGGGCGCAGGCGGCCATCTCGATGGCGCCGATCGCGCCCAGCGAGTGCCCGACCATCGACTTGATCGAGCTGACCGGCACCCGGTACGCCGTCGGGCCGAGCGCCCGCTTGAACGCCGCCGTCTCGTGCCTGTCGTTCTGCCGGGTCCCGGAGCCGTGCGCGTTGACGTAGGAGACCGCCGACGGGTCGAGCCGGGCCTGCCGCAGCGCCGCCGTGATGGCCAGCCCCATCTCCACCCCGTCGGGCCGCAACCCGGTCATGTGGAAGCCGTTGCTGCGGCCGGCGTAACCGGCGACCTCGCAGTAGACGTGCGCGCCGCGCCGCCGGGCGTGCTCCCACTCCTCCAGCACCAGCACCGCAGCCCCCTCGGCGAGCACGAAACCCTGCCGGTGGGCGTCGAAGGGCCGCGAGGCGTGGGCCGGGTCGTCGTTGTCCGGGCTGGTCGCCCGGATCGCGTCGAACGAGGCGACGGTGACCGGGGAGATCGGCGAGTCGGCGGCCCCGGCCAGCACGATGTCCGCCTCGCCGTCGGTGACGAGCTGGTGGGCGTACCCGATGGCGTCGATGCCGGAGGTGCAACCGGTGGAGACCACCTGCGCCGGGCCGTGCAGGCCGTGCCGGC harbors:
- a CDS encoding beta-ketoacyl-[acyl-carrier-protein] synthase family protein produces the protein MTGRRTVVTGIGVVAPGGVTRDRFWKTLTEGRTATRRISFFDPSPYRSQIAAECDFDPDAAGLTPAQRQRSDRYAQFALACAAEALADSGLDLTDADRDVTGVVLGTAVGGTTALEKEYVRVSDSGRHWLVDHALGGPYLYQALVPSSLAADVACRHGLHGPAQVVSTGCTSGIDAIGYAHQLVTDGEADIVLAGAADSPISPVTVASFDAIRATSPDNDDPAHASRPFDAHRQGFVLAEGAAVLVLEEWEHARRRGAHVYCEVAGYAGRSNGFHMTGLRPDGVEMGLAITAALRQARLDPSAVSYVNAHGSGTRQNDRHETAAFKRALGPTAYRVPVSSIKSMVGHSLGAIGAIEMAACALAIEYGVVPPTANWTTRDPECDLDYVPNVARETPVDVALSVGSGFGGFQSAMLFRRLAVPR
- a CDS encoding beta-ketoacyl synthase N-terminal-like domain-containing protein, which gives rise to MRAVVTGIGVVAPSGIGVDAHWRTVTGGVRRTGPITLFDPSRYPTRVGGEVPGFAPTAYVDPRQLVQTDRWTQLGFAATALALADAGLPARAPDPYDWAVTLASSSGGNLFGQRELQRLWGGSSRTVGAYQSIAWFYAASVGQLSIHHQFKGPSGVLVAEAAGGLDSLAHAVRTIRRGTSVVIAGATECPLSPYALACQLRSGLLSDVDDPAVAYRPFDRAAGGYVPAEGGAVFVVEERDHALARGARVYGEVTGWAATHDAVHTGPDTAGDPVSYARAMRLALARSGSTADEVDLVVPDALGVPRYDRSEATALRAVFGDRPPPVSTHKSLTGRAHQGGSALDVATALLAFHHDTLPASAGPTDPAPGCELDFLRAPRRPGSRVALVCARGFDGFNSALVLHGTPPPA